The following coding sequences are from one Pocillopora verrucosa isolate sample1 chromosome 5, ASM3666991v2, whole genome shotgun sequence window:
- the LOC136280928 gene encoding uromodulin-like → MKFSAFLILAVWTTTITYLTSGKERERAMVFPDYYFFAERRLVNHTIETRKVKNFDDCELLCYLNDKCVSLNFEKDPGNNDSAYICELNNATHLKYDSDLTTDSNFYYRGSKNACDKSSQCQNNATCQSGFTSKGYRCFCPPGFKGELCETADPCYYHQSLSDASRKSSYETRHNQEVCDNQLAEGWYRFVGAAGTKMPTTRVPAYRCGTHWSGWLNGSHPTVEDGEVLRAVCFSDSFTGCKYSKVTIVKNCGSYFIYKLQQPPGCKSRYCGTD, encoded by the exons AGCGAGAGCGCGCAATGGTTTTTCCGGACTACtacttctttgctgaaagacgACTGGTAAACCATACTATCGAAACAAGAAAAGTCAAGAACTTTGATGATTGTGAGCTTTTGTGCTACCTGAACGACAAGTGTGTCAGTCTCAATTTCGAAAAAGATCCTGGAAATAATGACTCAGCGTACATCTGTGAGCTAAATAACGCCACGCATCTGAAATATGACAGTGACTTGACAACTGATAGCAATTTTTATTATCGTGGCTCGAAG aacgcttgtgacaagagtTCCCAGTGCCAAAATAACGCGACTTGCCAGTCTGGATTTACCTCCAAGGGATATCGGTGCTTTTGTCCTCCTGGATTCAAGGGAGAACTTTGTGAAACGG CCGACCCTTGTTATTATCATCAAAGCCTGAGTGATGCCAGTAGAAAGAGCAGTTACGAAACACGACATAACCAAGAGGTGTGTGACAACCAACTCGCcgagggatggtatcgttttgtgggagctgcaggaacaaaaatgccaacaacacgTGTGCCAGCATACAGATGTGGTACACACTGGTCAGGCTGGTTAAATGGTTCTCATCCAacagtggaagatggtgaagttcTTCGTGCGGTCTGCTTTAGTGATAGCTTTACTGGTTGTAAATACTCAAAAGTTACTATTGTAaaaaactgtggatcctacTTCATCTATAAACTTCAACAGCCACCTGGTTGTAAATCACGCTACTGTGGCACAGACTGA